The Flavobacterium sp. 20NA77.7 genome includes the window CTAACTCAACTAGTTCTGCGAGTGCAGGAATCCCTTTCATTCCTAATTTAGTACTAACAACACCTTCGTTTACAAATCCTTTTCCTTTAATATCTTTATTCATTGGAAAAGCAAAAACTAATCCGTTAAAGTCTTGTGTATATTGTAAAGCAATTTTAAGTAAATTAGCGTTTGTAAGTGATTTTTTGTAATCTCCAAAAGCAATTGCTCCGGCATTTTTCATATCAAACAATTCAGCTAATTCATTTCCTTCTGCATTTTTTGTTAAAGTTCCCACAAGGTGAAGTTGTGTAGCTTGCCCTAATCCTTTGTTTTGTATCAAATGTATTACTGCCTGATTGTCAATCGAAGGATTCGTATTAGAATGTACAAAAACATCTGTAAAACCACTTTTAGCAGCAACATGCAACCCGTTTTTTATCGTTTCTGTTGTTTCAAAACCGGGTTCGCCAAATACTACTTGCGTATCAACCCACCCAGTAGATACATGAAGATTTTCTTTTTCAATTGTTGTATAACCTTCTTTGATTGCTAAGTTTGTACCAATTTTTGATAGCACACCATCAGTAATTTCAATATCCACTTTTTGGTTATTAAATGGATTGTTTTTTTCAATGATAGTAGCGTTTTTTAGAACTATATTCATACGTTTATTTTTTTTAGCTTTTCAACTATTTTTTTAGTTTTTGGATTAGTAGTTCAGTAATTAAGAAGAGTAGCGTGGCGAGGATAAAAAATCTCCAAATTTCGGTATCAGAACGATTAGAATGTATGTCATTAAAAAATGTTGAAATTGAATTTACTTCAGTACAAGCATCAAAATAAGTTTCGTTTACGGTTTCTAAATTACTCTCAGATCGAGGATAATTAAAGCTTATATTATTTAAAATTTCTTTGTCTTTCCTTACTTGATAATTACCCGCTATTTCAGGATAATTTCCAAATGTAAGTTTTATTTTAGTGTTTAATATTTGCTGCATTGGAATAAAACTAGACGAGGCATTTGAAACCGTTAACACATTGTCTTTAGCAATAGTTTCGTTTATGCTATATGAATTAGATTCTCCAATAGTAAAGGCCGTTAGTCCTGAACTCAAATTATGTTGCCCCATGTTGAAAAAAGTAGGGA containing:
- a CDS encoding dihydroorotase, which produces MNIVLKNATIIEKNNPFNNQKVDIEITDGVLSKIGTNLAIKEGYTTIEKENLHVSTGWVDTQVVFGEPGFETTETIKNGLHVAAKSGFTDVFVHSNTNPSIDNQAVIHLIQNKGLGQATQLHLVGTLTKNAEGNELAELFDMKNAGAIAFGDYKKSLTNANLLKIALQYTQDFNGLVFAFPMNKDIKGKGFVNEGVVSTKLGMKGIPALAELVELARNIAILNYTGGKMHVPTISCAESVALIREAKSKGLSITCGVSINNLVLNENEITDFNTDTKVYPPLRSEQDRLALIEGVKDGSIDVITSDHCPVNIENKRIEYDLSAYGSIGLESIFGALNQVVPLEISIEKLTNGHQFLNEKPEIAIGQKAKLTLFNPDTHWIFESKNIMSLSKNAIMLGKKMKGEVYGIINTNSIQI